From a region of the Triticum aestivum cultivar Chinese Spring chromosome 7D, IWGSC CS RefSeq v2.1, whole genome shotgun sequence genome:
- the LOC123170781 gene encoding uncharacterized protein yields the protein MATPPITACISAAAAARSAVATHVLRRNISVAPASAAAVMLRRNTSSRSHCAAAYEASPVAIGCCSGASTGQPVLRWSTAAWWWCCSEASPAASRCCGPAMEHHPAGVENPSPNSRHNPHSSSSPIDAARRSDTGASTPELPRSASPCCSPALPRVLLRRRGCLRHRSLLPRAAPLPPPPPPPPTSCLPPKSPLFHPQSRFFFLPLRLLLARGGDTSSSFPPTPEEARGKQQCLALRLRHLGCAWAYAPVAASAVRQSAKEEEGGSVRRQGVLGMLLESPLFRPLLTSLIKKQNNMTQMLQRTGIPDRPMFFPEYPLSVQAKAAMRKFSFSQVLLIFGLLEFCIVEIDVLLLSFSQALLKHFAETMFC from the exons ATGGCGACCCCTCCGATCACCGCGTGCATCAGTGCCGCTGCTGCTGCAAGGTCCGCCGTCGCCACCCACGTGCTGCGTCGCAACATCTCCGTCGCCCCCGCATCCGCGGCCGCCGTCATGCTTCGTCGCAACACCTCGTCGCGATCGCACTGCGCTGcagcata TGAAGCTTCACCGGTGGCCATCGGGTGCTGCAGTGGAGCTTCGACGGGGCAGCCGGTGCTACGATGGAGCACCGCCGCGTGGTGGTGGTGCTGCAGTGAAGCTTCGCCTGCGGCGTCGAGGTGCTGCGGACCTGCGATGGAGCACCACCCCGCCGGTGTTG aaaacccctccccAAACTCCCGACACAACCCGCACTCCTCGTCTTCTCCAATCGACGCAGCCCGCCGCTCCGACACGGGCGCATCGACGCCGGAGCTCCCCCGCTCAGCTTCGCCGTGCTGCTCCCCTGCTCTCCCGCgcgtcctcctccgccgccggggaTGCCTACGCCACCGCTCCCtcctgcctcgcgcagctccactgccccccccccccccccccccccccacctcttgCCTGCCTCCCAAATCTCCCCTCTTTCACCCCCAAAGTCGtttcttcttcctcccgctgcGTCTCCTGCTTGCGCGCGGCGGCGACACCTCCTCCTCGTTTCCCCCGACGCCGGAGGAGGCACGGGGCAAGCAGCAGTGTCTCGCGCTGCGCTTGCGCCACCTCGGGTGCGCGTGGGCCTACGCGCCGGTCGCCGCCTCGGCCGTGCGCCAGTCCgcaaaggaggaggaagggggTTCCGTTCGCCGCCAAGGCGTACTGGGTATGCTCCTCGAGTCCCCGCTCTTCAGGCCCCTCCTCACCTCCCTCATCAAGAAGCAGAACAACATGACGCAG ATGCTGCAGCGCACGGGGATCCCCGACCGGCCCATGTTCTTCCCGGAGTACCCTCTCTCTGTACAAGCAAAAGCAGCTATGAGAAAATTTTCATTCAGTCAAGTTCTACTGATTTTTGGTCTTCTTGAATTTTGTATAGTTGAGATAGATGTTCTACTTCTTTCATTCAGTCAGGCTCTACTGAAACATTTTGCAGAAACAATGTTTTGCTGA